The Argopecten irradians isolate NY chromosome 4, Ai_NY, whole genome shotgun sequence genome has a window encoding:
- the LOC138321795 gene encoding uncharacterized protein encodes MAEGGPNQESVPKDGTQSDLHLLECPICLEQLHQPRCLPCHHSLCQECLSSYIISEVSLKRDTATTFTCPVCRTLTYPVDKTKNKEKWAEQFPVNKVSTKLIRMSSDSTDGHYCMPCKKTKDKMVLAQFWCKTTQCLFCESCKLNYHDIIHTNCDAIDIGTSTDFLPRTETNSKRCDKHKKNITYYCADHNSFDCSKCVTTSNRNCKDVGITEDLCETLDKDSNLEERKMKEAADSLESLVKGFHKYLQSIADDKESALQSIDDIEERFIQRMREMKKEITDDLIVKYKEETENLKTICQKCKRLKIAMQNTMESIATARQENDHVGTIILYQRGQTELDAWKYLVKELRLTWSTVSLKHEAEFDGTNLNFGKIIVQKQQRQLLDVPCIPKSLSKCELQKVRKVKIKTESDRSDCIARGIVIAPDGIIVVGDYANQKLKLINTDGNIVDDLKVNGNPWDLCLVDNTTVAASIGNGVHVMTVTPSKLTLSNVINIGKPCYGITYRNGEFVVSTGKKVYRVAKDGKTKIHKGPNNIFSLSLNHLNGTLFFPYYTDTLGSTALGSLSTDNLHKDVLKVGVVRVAYGVDVDREGNVYVCGYGSHNVVQMSGDRKNVRELLTSADGINKPEAISVCGDKVVVTNLSDTLCDYIHLYQLI; translated from the coding sequence ATGGCAGAAGGTGGCCCGAATCAAGAATCGGTTCCAAAAGACGGTACTCAGTCGGACTTACACCTCCTCGAGTGCCCGATCTGTCTGGAACAGCTTCATCAGCCAAGATGTCTACCATGTCACCATTCTCTTTGTCAGGAATGTCTGAGTAGTTACATCATCAGTGAAGTGTCACTAAAAAGGGATACGGCGACTACCTTTACCTGTCCGGTATGTAGAACGCTTACTTACCCTGTTGATAAGACTAAAAATAAAGAGAAATGGGCTGAGCAGTTTCCTGTGAACAAAGTTTCCACGAAGCTGATACGAATGAGTAGTGATTCAACAGACGGTCACTACTGCATGCCCTGCAAGAAAACTAAAGACAAGATGGTTCTGGCTCAGTTCTGGTGTAAGACTACCCAATGTTTGTTTTGTGAGTCTTGTAAACTAAACTACCATGACATCATACACACCAACTGTGACGCTATAGACATTGGAACTTCTACAGACTTTCTACCAAGAACGGAAACAAATTCAAAAAGGTGTGATAAGCACAAGAAGAATATTACTTACTATTGCGCTGACCACAATTCATTTGACTGCAGCAAATGTGTAACCACCAGTAACAGAAACTGTAAAGATGTGGGAATCACTGAGGATTTATGCGAGACACTGGATAAAGACTCAAATCTAGAGGAAAGGAAGATGAAAGAGGCAGCTGATTCCCTGGAATCGTTGGTAAAGGGCTTCCATAAATATTTACAGAGCATCGCAGACGACAAGGAGTCGGCATTACAAAGTATCGACGATATTGAGGAACGGTTCATCCAACGAATGAGGGAGATGAAGAAGGAAATCACAGATGATTTGATAGTTAAGTACAAAGAAGAGACTGAAAATTTGAAGACGATATGTCAAAAGTGTAAACGACTGAAGATCGCTATGCAGAACACAATGGAATCGATTGCTACAGCCCGGCAGGAGAACGACCACGTGGGCACAATTATATTGTACCAGAGAGGACAAACAGAACTGGATGCTTGGAAATATTTAGTAAAAGAGTTGAGGTTGACATGGTCTACTGTCAGTCTGAAGCACGAAGCAGAATTTGATGGAACAAATCTGAACTTTGGTAAAATTATCGTCCAGAAGCAACAGAGGCAACTTTTAGATGTTCCATGTATACCCAAGTCTTTATCAAAATGTGAACTACAGAAGGTGAGAAAAGTGAAGATTAAAACGGAATCAGATCGGTCCGATTGTATAGCTCGTGGAATTGTTATCGCTCCTGACGGTATAATTGTCGTAGGAGATTATGCAAATCAGAAGCTGAAATTAATCAACACTGACGGAAATATTGTGGATGATTTGAAGGTGAATGGAAACCCCTGGGATTTGTGTTTGGTAGACAACACTACAGTGGCAGCTTCGATAggtaatggtgtacatgtgATGACAGTTACACCCTCTAAACTTACATTATCGAATGTAATTAACATTGGGAAACCATGTTACGGTATAACGTACAGAAATGGAGAGTTTGTAGTGAGCACAGGTAAAAAAGTGTACCGTGTGGCAAAGGACGGTAAGACAAAGATACACAAAGGTCCTAACAATATATTCTCGTTATCTCTAAACCACCTTAATGGAACTCTCTTCTTCCCTTACTACACTGACACCCTTGGCAGTACAGCCCTCGGTAGTCTGTCCACTGACAATCTACACAAGGACGTGTTGAAGGTCGGTGTAGTAAGGGTCGCGTATGGAGTTGACGTGGACAGGGAGGGTAACGTCTATGTCTGTGGATATGGATCACACAACGTTGTACAGATGTCTGGGGACAGAAAAAACGTCAGGGAACTGTTAACGTCAGCGGACGGTATCAACAAACCAGAAGCTATATCCGTATGTGGTGATAAGGTTGTTGTGACAAACCTTTCAGACACTCTCTGCGATTATATTCACTTATATCAGTTAATTTAA
- the LOC138322527 gene encoding perlucin-like protein yields the protein MDLLGRKALLIIAVSCVSLCTGDSPCRAGWLAFGENCYYFSHNLLSWPQAAETCEALHSTLATVLSAQEHSFLKTTLMKIHPNDANTRIYWLDGTDLEVEHDWRWASSGERLGYQKWSPGEPTNTGNENCLLLWGHAGFDMGDNPCGASWNYICKTSLEETGESLIG from the exons ATGGATTTACTCGGTAGAAAAGCATTATTAATTATCGCTGTATCCTGCGTTAGCttatgtacag gCGATAGCCCCTGTAGAGCAGGATGGTTAGCGTTTGGGGAAAACTGTTACTACTTCTCCCATAACCTACTGTCATGGCCACAGGCTGCA GAAACTTGTGAAGCTCTTCATAGTACACTGGCCACTGTTTTGTCTGCTCAGGAACACTCATTCCTCAAGACTACTCTCATGAAAATACACCCCAATG ATGCAAATACTCGTATCTACTGGCTTGATGGTACCGACCTAGAAGTGGAGCATGACTGGAGATGGGCGTCATCTGGGGAAAGGCTCGGCTATCAGAAATGGAGTCCTGGGGAACCCACGAACACGGGCAATGAAAACTGTCTTCTGCTATGGGGACACGCAGGCTTCGATATGGGCGACAACCCTTGTGGGGCTAGTTGGAACTACATATGCAAAACCAG CTTAGAAGAAACTGGCGAAAGCCTCATCGGCTGA